The following nucleotide sequence is from Primulina tabacum isolate GXHZ01 chromosome 2, ASM2559414v2, whole genome shotgun sequence.
ATGGAGAAATGGAGATGCAAGAGGAAAGAGTGTAAAATGAAGGAACAGAGAGAGACAAGTGTGAGAAATGGCAAATAGAGGAAGTAGGAGATGAAGAAGGGGAGATGGAACTTGAGAATATAGAAGAAGCAGCAGCAGGAGCAGCAGTGGCCATTTATTCTCACACCTTTCTACTTGGTTTTTTGATACACGATTGATCTTGTTAGAATAAGCTTTTTGTTGGTTGGATTGGAGATATAGGATTGCCTTTTTTGCTTCAGTTTACAAATACGTAGTTACTGTGTGACGTTCTTGTCGGATGGAAAATATGTGGTCATTAATTGGAGTGGATATGTTCTCTGATTTTCTAATGAAAATAACAAGcaatatttggttttaaatttttataagtaattttagttatatatatatatgtaaagcAAAAGTGCAAACGAAACAGTGTACAATTAgacatagtttggtacacatgataggataaacatgtgatatataatataaggataagttaatgataaataagatgtaggataatattatatttaatgtttggtatgatttaataagagtgattaaatttatatattagattgtaattacaaaattaacattatcataataaattttataatttcaaagttgttgcttgagtttatATTTTTTgcttacatgatttatttttacctaattttatatattatataatatgataattgagctcTTGATTTTGtgaagtcaaatatcaatttttaaggttaatcgattgatactaataattttaatgatatttataaaaaaaaagtatttatataattatatcgaattcatttatataattatcatattatataatatataaaaataaataaaaatatttatttgattttaatttctacatattagcatagatttataaaaatcatttataaattgaggaCAATTAAGTTATTATCACGGGCTTTTTAAAAAAGTACCAAACATGGGATAatgaggattatttatcaattccTCTTTTATATTATGTACTAAACTATGCTTTAACGTTTTTGTATTACAATATAATATACTAGAAGCCCAAAAAGTGGCTGTAGTTTAGTGGTGAGAATTCCATGTTGTGGCCGTGGAGACCTGGGCTCGAATTCCAGCAGCAGCCACATTGAAAAgtcttaaaattttatttttacttacTAGTCAAATGGAGGGAGCCCACCATTTATCGTTTTAGACGCAATTCGATTTGGATAAAACGGATAGCACAGCAACCTCCTCCATCACACACCACCCAGCTGACAGGCAGCCCCTCCTCCACCTTTCGTCGCCGCCTCAACCTATGGTAATTTCCTCAGTTTCCCCGTTTGTATTTCCCATGCACCTCGCACCGCACCTTTTCTTTCCCCATCCTAAGCTACTAATCTGCCACCGTCCAACTGTTGCGAGTACCTCTGCGTACTTCTACGCGCATTGCGTCGTTTCATGTGGCAGGAGGCCTGCCATTTCAAACTCCGCGGAGCAGAATCCTCCCAGAACACTTTTCCCTGGCGGCTACAAGCGTCCGGAGATCAAAGTGCCGAATCTCGTACTCCGGTTGAGTTCTGATGAGGTGTTTCGGGACAATAAGCTGGTGCTTGATGTTATCGACGATGCTGTTGCGGATAGAGTGGGTATTGTGGTGCTTACTGGTGGCAGAGGGAGTGGGAAGATGCTGTATGAAGCTGCGTGCTTGTTGAAATCGGTTATTAGGGAGCGCGCCTATCTGTTGATTGATGAGCGCGTGGATATTGCTGCTGCTGTGAATGCTAGTGGCGTTTTACTTTCTGATCAAGGTTAATGTTATTCTTCTTAATCCTTGGTATAACTATCCTTCTTATTTTTATCACTGCGAGTTCACCATCTTGTAATTGTCATATGTTTTTTTCATCTGATAGGTCTTCCTACGATAGTGGCAAGGAATACAATGATGGATGCAAAAAATGAGTCAGTAGTAATGCCTTTGGTTGGGAGAAACGTCCAGACGCATGATGCTGCATCGGATGCTTCTAATTTCGAGGGTGCTGACTTTCTGATCTTAACTGTTGATTCTGGCCGAAGTCCAGAGCAGCTAGTGAGCTCTGTGTATGGGCGCGTGAAAATTCCAATCTTTGTCACGGTTGATTCCTTTGGATATGGAACATCGTTTACGAAAGCCTCAGATTTACTAAGATCAGGAGCTAGTGGTGTAGTTGTTTCGGTGGATGAGTTGAGCTTGTTCAAAGTAGATGACCTGAACAAACACTTTTTCCGTGAATATGcatcaagaaagaatgtcaAGTTGGAGACTAGCAGTCAAAGCTTGGATGAGCTCAAAACTTTGGATGTGGAGAATGGCTTGCCTGGGAGGAAGACGGTTACTGGCTTTAAAGTATCGGAAGAGAGAGAGCAACAGTTAATAGAGAAGGAGAGATCATTTTTGCTTGAAGCTATAGATGCCATCCAAAGAGCCGCACCGCTGGTGATCATCTAATGCTAAGTAATTTGATGCTGAAGTTGGTCTTCAGATAAAGTTCTTTTCACTAATTATGTCATTGCGTGTATGTAACTTCTTGCATTGACTTTGAATGACAGATGGGGGAAATCTCACTTCTCAGGGATGCTGTTTCTCAACTAGATGAGCCATTTTTACTGGTTATAGTGGTAATTGTGTGCTGAATTTCAACCAATTCTGGTTCAGCGGATATGCATGGGTATTAGCTCTtgatttcaaataatattttgttttccTGCTGATAGGATCTAAGTTTGAATTgactattttattttttagaaagaaattatatttttttttatgtttataaaATTTCAATCTCTCTTAACTCGACTTCAAATCTTTAAGGACCAGTAGCATGAGCCTAACATTAAGATAAGTGAACTTAGTTTCATGTTTTACCCATTTTTTTTGGTGTCTCTTCGATGATTTTTTGTTCTATGCGTGGTTTACACTTTTAACCTTGGGGGAATGAATTATAGCTTGATAAGCAGAATATATGACCAATCTTTAAATCTGAGTGGAAATCCATATTTTTTGGCGAACTTGAACTTAGATATACCATTCATACAATCTATTGGCTACCAGTGGGCAGGAACATAGTTATGGAGCCCTTTATGATGGATATTCTAGACCCTATGTTTGTACACTCCATGATGGTTTTTTTTACCCTATTTGAACTTGTATTTACTTTTTGTTTCTTTCCTATCTTCTCCTGTATGTTGGTTATTCTGCACCCTATGTTTTGAACGCCCCAGGAACATATGAGGCTTCAACAGTCATTCTCCTTTCTTGTTCATTGGAGGGTGGTATTTTCTCTGATGTGATAATCGACGTGACATGGGAAAGAACTTGAgagtataaaatataattcCCTACTGGTGGAGAGGCTATCTAACTTCTGTGATGGTTTGGGAAATATGCTAATCAGTTTGAAATGTATCAAAATACACCCCGCCAAAACCCCCCAAAACCCTCGAAGTTTGTCTATCTCCCCCGTTACAAGGGGCTTAATGTGATATCTCTTGTctcatgttttaaaaataaaataggtttattatggacttctatagcaatttgagttaatcattttcataaagtaaggacgaatacgaagtagttgttATATGGGCCCGTTGTTCAGTCATGCAGCGCGGACCTGGGCTCGGGGCGTGAAAGAATACTATCAGAGCCGGTCACCGGCAAGGAACACCGGGAAATAAGTGTTATGCGGAAcaaagtgctacgtgcatgAGAGCCACCTCGTGAACCTGCGGGACAAAGTGCTACATGACATGATCCACCTCTTGAACTTGCAGGAGCCACTTCTAGATTCTTGGCACTGGTGGATCGAGGGGTTAGGCCGCGACGAGGGCGTCGTGTTCTAAATGAGGGCGTCGTGTTCTAAATgaggggtgattgtgataccACTTGTCTCACATTTTtaggacttctatagcaacttgagttaatcattttcgtaaaacgatgacgaatacgaagtagttgctatagggggcccattgtgcagtcacggtCGCCGCATTTTCTTTACCTGATAACATTTgttctttattatttattagTTTTGATATCTAACCATTAATCCGTTTATTCTGATTTGCATTCAAGAGAAGTTTAAATGATAATCTTTTTTTCCTAACATTCACAGGGTGAGTTCAACTCTGGAAAGTCGAGTGTCATAAATGCTTTTCTTGGGCAACGGTACTTAAAGGATGGGGTTGTTCCTACAACTAATGAACTCACCTTTCTTCGTTATTCTGAGTCGGATTCCGGAGAGGAACGTTGTGAAAGGCATCCCGACGGTCAATTATTGTGTTATTTACCGGCTCCAATTCTTAAAGACGTGAGTTCCGTGTCCTTTTCCTTCTTTATATTCCATCATCTTATCTTATATGTGTATTTTCTGTTGTAAAGAGGATATTTGTGCTTTTTGTTGGAGGATTTGTTGTCCTGTTTCCTTGTTCAATTCTTACTTTTCCAGTGCTGAATTAGTATTTTGTTTCTTTTAATCTTGTATTCTAATTTCTATGAACCATTTCCATTAAATTCTTTCAATgggtaaaataataattaaccTATGTATTAATGAGTGATTCATGCTGGATGGTTTCTCttcatttgaatttaatttcaAACATCTTTCTCAGAAATTGTTCGATCGTCTAGGTTTGACACTCACTTCTTCTTAAGGTTATATGGGTGCTGCCTATCATGCTTGTCTACCATTATCCAAATGTGCTTAAAAACTGATACAATTTTGCAAGGAGACCCTAGTTTGAAGCCGGTGCATATGAGTTTTCACTTTAAACGTTTCTGTATGGCTGTTGTCGTGATTTGACCTGGTGTTGTGACTTATTCTTGTATCACAGAGATAATCATCAGGATTTCCTAATACTTACTCTTTGTGTTCTTCCTTTTCCCTCCCCGCCCATTCAGATGATAATTGTTGACACTCCTGGAACTAATGTGATTTTGCAAAGACAACAACGGCTCACAGAAGAATTTGTGCCACGTTCAGATTTGATTCTATTTGTTATGTCTTCTGATCGCCCGCTGACTGAAAGTGAGGTATTATCGCTGCCACTATCACTTCAATAGCCCATTTTGTTTAATTCCACTTTTATCCTTTTGGAAAATTCAGTTCTCTGGACGATAATGAATCTTTCTGCTTGAGATGATGCATTTTCTTGAGAATTCTTCATAGCTAACTATTCTTGTTCTTCCAATTGCTTAACTTGAAGAAATCATGATTTTGAATAGCAGTatgttttcataaaaatttcaagtgATTCTAACGAATTAATGGTTGGTCGGTTCCGTCTGGTTGCCACTTGCTTTTGCTTTGTTAAGTTACTTGTTTTGTTTTGATGAAGTATGCCCTTATTGGATTTATCTGAACATTATttcacattttttatttttgaaaaattattaatattattatttattttgggaTTGCTATGTGTCATTTGACCAATTTGGTGATTTCTTTCATGTACTTGAGTTGTTTCGCATGTTTCTGAGAATGACTTCATGTCTGCACCATTCCGTTCCTTCATCCTTATAGTTTATTCGTTTTTCTCTGTGGAACTAATCCGTCATCCTCTTATGTTGTCTCAGGTTACATTTCTTCGTTACATTCAACAGTGGAAGAAAAAAGTTGTTTTCGTGCTGAATAAATCTGACTTGTATCAAAATGCGGATGAGGTTCGAAGTTCAAACTATTATCTTGAATCCAGTTATTTGTGTCCAGTCACaagattgtttttcttgtagtTGGAGAAACTAGAAGTCACTGTTGAACTTAATGCAGCAGCTTCCACTTATTAAAGTTTTGAACATTTGATGCAGCTTGAAGAAGCTGTTGCATTCATCAAGGAAAATACTAAAAAGATGTTGAATTCTGAACACATATCCTTATTCCCTGTATCTGCACGGAGCGCGCTTGAAGCAAAACTTGCTGTTTCTTCTGGTGGTCTAGATCAGCAAGAAAAATCTGTGATGACTACATTTCAGGGAGCCTGTAATTTCTCTGAACTTGAAAAGTACTTGAATCAACTTTTGGATTCCTCAACGGGGGCAGGAATTGAAAGGATGAAACTTAAGCTAGAAACCCCCGTTCAGATTGCTGAACAGTTGCTCACTGCTTGTCAGAAGCTGGTCAGGGAGGAGTGCCAGCAAGCTAAACTGGACTTGGTGTCAGTGAATGATCTTCTAAAAAGTGTAAAAGAGCATGCATCAAAATTGGAAAGCGAGAGCTTAACTTGGAAGAGACAAATTTTGTCTATGGTATGATATAGTGGTGCTGCtgtttatatttttcctttttataaGAGAAAATTAATTATGACATTCTTGGGTGCACAAACAAATGCAGATTGATACAACACAGGCACGTGCCATTAAACTTGCAGAATCAACTTTGCGATTATCAAATCTCGATGTTGCCATTTCATATGTTTTCAAAGGAGATAAATCTTCTCAGATGCCGGCTACCTCAAGGCTTATAAATGACATAATTGACCCGGCTGTTTCAGAAGTGCAAGTAAGTGCATCAATTTGTTTTGGCGATTGAAGTTGTGGATTCTCTTCTATTGGTAGATAAGTTAATATAGTTCTGATGCTAAGATACCAATTCACGTCTTATACCACTGGCACATCCAGACTAGGTTTTGTAAATTTTAGTTTTTCATTGAGCTTTTGTAATATTCATGTGCCCCAACTAGTTTAAAGATATAGTTCAGCTCGCCTCTGGTGAGACTTTGTTTAAATTGGTGTTTATTCTGTTTGGTCCTGATTTAATGACCAGAATGAGACAAGCTTGTCCCTAAACAAATCTTTACTAATCccatacttttttttttttttttttttgtgactAGTTTTATCTCTCATGCACCATGCAATTTCATactttcctctttttttttgcTTCGCAGCATGTGGAAGATTGTACTTCGTCCAAACTATGTTGGCATTATTTTGTGTTACATAAGTACAAGTTTCTTAAACATTCAAGTTAGATTGATGAACTATGTTTTGCTTTTAGGCTGTGTACAAATCATTTTAATACATCTAACATACTAATTCTTCATCTctatttgtgaaaaaaaaaatgggtGGCATCTAGAAATTACTCGAGGAGTATGTGACATGGTTGCAATCTAGCAAAGCTGGTAAAGGAAAATTGTATAAAGAATCTTTTGAGAAAAGATGGCCTTCGCTTAATGTTCCATCAATCCAGTCCCAACTCGAGGCCAGTGAATTGCTAAGCACAAAGCATGAATTGGGCAGGCGTGTGATGGAGGATTTTAGTGGTGCTGCTGCTTCTAAACTGTTGGAGCAAGAAATGCGTGAAGTGGTAAATTCTGGAATGTTGtttaaaaagtaattttttacTGCATTTCACATTTAATGGAATCGTTGTTGTGTATTAAATTCATCAAGTTGATTGCCGTTGATGTCCAAGAGACTCACAtgttaatatatttattctttgCATATAACCTGTACACATGGATGTTGGTCTTCTTCCATATTTCATCGAGTCTCATCTCTAGAAGTAGATTAAAGCAGCATCTGATTTCTGACTAGATATGTACAGAATTGAGCAGTATATATCGCTCTAGCTTTTAGTGGTCATGATAATGTAATTACTCTAATTTGATAATCCACCCTgattaaacttttaaagatttctagttttaaaatatatcaGGGCTTGACCTAACTACCAGTTTTGTTGTCTGTTTCTTTTCAGTTTGTGGGTACTGTTGGTGGTCTTGGGGTAGCTGGTCTATCCGCATCACTTCTGACATCTGTCTTGAGTACCACTTTGGAAGATCTCCTTGCTTTGGGCCTGTGCTCTGCGGGAGGGTATGTAATCCATCTCCTTGTTTAAGTTTCTCTTTGTCAATGCTTTATGTGCCTTTATATCTTAAGTTGGTTATTTTTGTCTTTCACGTTATTTTAAATACATGATATCTTACCCTGCTTGAGCATGACGTTTGTGTATAATAGGATTGATATTCCTGCTAGAGCTGTAGGATTTCTTAAAGCCAGACGTCTTGGAAAAATTAACCTAGGGTCATTAGAACCTCAAACATGACATTACATAATATATGGATTATAGCAAGTACATCAATCATGTTCGGACTCACTGACTTTGGGATCGGTCAAGATTTTAGCTTATATTAAAATGTTCGGTTTCTTAGACAACTTTTGCTTCCTTGCACATCCTTCTAGATAACTATTACTGTAATGTACTGGCATGTGAACGACTCACTAAATCCATGTTTTTGTTGTTTCTGTTCAAAAATTTATTGAATTTGTCGTAATGGGTTGCGGTATCAATGTCATGTATTGAATTTGTCATAATGGGTTGCGGTATCAATGTCTGCTCTTTTTTGAGGTTACTCCTTTGACATTTTTAGCATATTATAAACCTAGGTGAATTTTGTGTTCATGGGGAATATATGATTCACGTTGCATCTCCGTCTGTCTGGTCTTGTCCTGCCTTGTCAGTAATATGTTCAAATTTTGTAGACTTGTTTTCTTCTCCAGTATTCTATATCAATACTGACCTATTGTCTTTGCGATGTAGTCTGTTAGCGATTTCAAATTTTCCAGCCAGTAGGCAACGGGTTATAGACAAGGTGAAAAGAACTGCGAATGCCTTGGCACGTCAAATTGACGAAGCAATGCAAAATGATCTCTTAGAGACTACAAACAGTTTAAACAACTTTGTCACACTTATTGGAAAACCATATCAAGAGGTGGCTGAAGATCGAGTAAGCAAGCTTTCGGACACTCTAGATGAGCTAACGGCTATTGAGGAAAAACTCAAAACACTACAAATCGAAATCCAAAACCTTCACATATCTAGGTAGGCAGCTATAAAACCGTTCATTATGGATCCAGTGTCATCATTTCTCTCAGCAACTTCAGGAGACTGTCAAATGTTGTAGGCTGTTGTATTTTTTACATCCAATGAGGTAGTCTCTTTAGGATTCGATTATTCCAGGTGGAAGAGAGTTTTTGTGATTGTCGTAGAAGAACATTTTTAGTATCAgcaaaattttatgttatgggtGTAACTCATTGTCATGTATGATTTGTGTATTATCCAGGTACAGACATAAAGTTGTCAAGTCTCAAATCTCTTTTAACGATTGAATACACATTGAAAAAGCTGTGGTGTCACCGCTTTTATGCTCCAATTTTTCAAACAAAAATTATATTGAGTGAAGACAATTGTTGCTAATTGTTTGGTAACTTAATTTAAAACCGTCCATTTTGTCATAAAAAGTTGCCACTAATTTGGTCCAAAGGATTATCTTTCTATTTCAGGTGTTTAAAGTTGCAGATAAGATTGTATACAAAAAATTTGTTTAACACAAAAACACCAAGCTGAGTTATAATGGGGCATGGCTTGTCAAGTTTTTGTTAATGTTGATAGAGCAGATTCAGTGTTTTTTGTGAGACTTACGATTCAATGTACGAAGAAAGGAAGCGATTATTCTTTGCTACAAACATTTTTCATATAATTTGGATATCTATTTAATTGGATGACCAATTGATGTGACGTTGGTATTGCTCACTCTGTGAATGCTAACGAGGCTTTTGATTGGTAAAACAATTATAGAATAAAGAAACAAGTGCAATAATGGCTAGAGTGGGTAAAGATTAGGAGGTAGAAGGAACATGTTCTTGTAAGCATGTAGGAAgctcacacttgctgaatttgCTTAAGCGACCAATTATGCCGTAAATATAGAACATACGCCTTTCTGTCATTCATATAGTGGCTTTGCTTTGTTCGAAttagagtaaaaaaaaaaattataacaaaaatCAGTGTTTTAAAAGTTAATTAACAATTCTTTTGAAATatgtttttcaatttatttaacATAAATTAAAGGAAGGTTGAGATTTTTCATATATTCCTTCTTGcctccttttctttttttgagTGCCCTTTTAATGATAGTCCACAAATCATTTATCTAGCTAGAGACACGCTTTTAGGATAAATCTCTACATAGGATGTGGTTGGTATTGCATTCATGAAGAATGGTGATTTTCAATCATGTCCGTTGTTTAGCTAATTAAGATTTGCTACTAATAGGCCTACCAAAAAATAGAGTTAAACATCATGCGACAACGTTTTTAGAAATTAGTCCCTATACAGATCATGTATTTTTATTTCTCAACTCGAGACATTAGGAGGAAAATATTCAAAAACTATTTTCCATGAAAAATCATATACGTCTCTGcttaactcaaaaatttaaattatagatGCTGTCTCAAAATCTAATGAGACTGTAAGAAACTATGTTCCATGTGTTGGAACACTAATCTGTTCAATCCACAAACCAAAAGGTCTACCTTCAAGTGACTGATCTATGCAGAAATTTATACGAATGTGATATTTGAATCGTCTTGATAACATGGAATATAAATATCTCAAATGTGGTATGCTAAAATAAATCTTTGATAAGTAGAGTTGTGGGACATAAATTAACTATAATAATCTAGAAAAAATCAATGGTATTGGTTTTTAAGACGAGTGAAACGAGCCCGTTATTATGAAACTCGCGTTACAATTTTTCCATGCGTCGGTCGAGTGAAATTTTCATTCCAATCCATTCATGTTTGTGTTTGTTTATACATGTTCTTGTGttttcatataaaaatttaaagggAACAGCAAGGTTCATTCATGTGAGTTCACTCATACCGGTGGAAATTATGCCATTTGCAGTTATACAAATGCAACACATGGAGAACATTTTAAAGGAGAGAAACACACATTAAAATTCCCCTAGTTTTTGAGGTATTAATTCTGAGAAATTAGCTTCAGAACATTAGAGAGATTTTGTGAAATGCACTAACGTGAAATGGaccatttttttttccttttcagaAATAGGAATCGAACCATTTTTGCAAATTTCGATCCTTGAACAGGCGTTGGATATATTATAACACAATACAGTGTTGCTAAAGTTAATCACATTCGAAACTTTTGAGGCGAGTACTTGTTCtctcttaaaaaaatataatattttggtataaaaaaataatcgtaaaataagtttttatatttaattttaaagagTAAATGTTTTCCCTTTTCAAAATTTAGCAGTATCAGTCAATTGTAGTGTCTGTATGCTAACCTTGATTAAATTGGCCTTATGTTTAATGTTTATTGAcgtacatgcatgcaagatttcATTGAAGGGACCACATCTGTCTTTCCTGTAGACAATTGAAAAACATTGTGAGAAGTAACTTCCAAGTTTTCAAACAATTATTCATCAAATATTGTCCGATAATTCACTCACTTTTGCTCCATCGGATATCGATCTCTAATTTAATGGAGAAAAGACCCTTCTAAAAGGCCAATGGTTATTATTAGAATTTGTTTAGATGCTAAGCTAAGTAAAGGGGGTATGAATTAGTACAGCAGGGctatttttttttcctaaaacaaaaaaaacattgtatatgatatgatttggaatGTCATGTTTGTGGAAAAAGGATAATGGGGGAGAATATAATTTAAAAGGCCACAATATAAAAATTTGAACTTTGTTACATGCTTTGGTTTCTTAGGCAAAAACATTGACCAACAAATAGATGCTAGAATCATTTAAAGATTGACCAATACTTTGTCTACCCTTTTCTATAATAACTGTTTACTATATAGTTTAAGAAAAGATAGAATCCAATCAATATCACCAAAATAAATGCCTATAGATTTCAAGCCAATGTGTTGATATTATTTGAGTAAAAATTGGAACGAAATATTTAGAATTCATTTagattgaaatatttgaaacatgaaAAATTTAAAGTCGTTATTTAACTCTATCATATTTGTTTGAATGCGTACTTTGAAGTTTATTTCTCCCCCTTATCATCTTATCCCTACAAATATAAGTTTTTTGAATTGTGTATGTCAGATTCATTCATCAAATAAATTCATACATTCTAGCAAAAGTAGTAGTAGATCCAAAATTGTctattgtatatatatgtgtgatttaaataatttttacacaATATATCTATTGGTTGAAactaaatttccttcacaattTTCTATTACATTTGGGCCCAATATTTGCATGTGTTGTCCTAATTTTAAAGGATTCTTCTCTCTCCACAGAACACTTACTGCCATCCTATAAATTGAGCTCCACCTCTCACTACCCTTTCACGTTCAACTCCCCCTTTCATTTTCTTGACTCAATTCCCAGACTTTATCCCCATTTACACAACCTTAAACATGGTTTAATCCATCACCCTTCTCTCAAATTCTCATTTCAGCCAAATAATCCTCCTAAATCCCAAGATTATATGCATCGGTTCAGGCAAAAACAAGCCTAAAAACAACAAAAGCCACTCTCCGCTGTTTTGCTctgttttcttgaatttgaatTGAACAATGTCATCCACTTCAAGTGTGTTAGTTCAAAAATTGACTCCACCAAAACCAGAGTTTTCTTCTCCATGTCACAGTGAGAAAAGTGGACAAAACTCCTCAACTGTATGGGATTTCATAGAATCCCTCACAAAAGATTCATGCAATTTCACACAAATGACAGATAATTCAGAACAAGTTTATGTTCAACCTCTAGTTAAGAACTCGGCTTCTTCTCTGAGCTTGAAAAGCCTGGAAATGTGCACTGAGAGTTTAGGGAGTGAAACAGGAAGCAACATTGATTCAGatatagatgatttttcaagtgTTTCGTTTGAGAAACGAAATTATGATGACAAAAGTCCCCCGAGAACCGAAGAATCTTCCGAGAAAGTCAAGCACAGCACCAACTTTCCGCCTCCGCTGACTTCAATGAGTAGGAGTGATTTTGTTCAAGTGAAGACTCGTCGCGAAGAGGGACGACTTGTGATTAAGGCCCTTTGTGTTTCTTCTTGGTCCCCCTATTTTCGAGCTGAACGGTTAAACGGGAGGCTCAGGCTCTCTTTGTTACACAATGGAAGCTGGGAAAATGAAGATGAGAGGGATGAGAACGAAGAAGAAGTGGACGAAGAAGATGCGGATGAGCCGGAGAAAGATTTGGAAAAGAATGAGGATGAAAATGGATATAAAGGGTgctttagaggtgaaaatcttGAAGAAAATGGTGGGAAAATTGAGTGTGGAATGGGGGGTGGTGAGTGGTCTTGCTGCAGATGCCATGGAGATGGGAATGGTAGCAAGAGGCTTCGGAGTTTGCCACTTTCTATGGCTATTTCTTGAAATTAAGATGTGCTTCTTTGGGGAGATTTAGAGCTCATCCCTAAATAATTTTaggaaaaatttcaaaaaatgatTGTTGGTGAGGACCATAATATTGAACTTCCTGATTTAATTTTggatcttgattttttttttttttataaatgttgGG
It contains:
- the LOC142523066 gene encoding putative transmembrane GTPase FZO-like, chloroplastic, which codes for MVISSVSPFVFPMHLAPHLFFPHPKLLICHRPTVASTSAYFYAHCVVSCGRRPAISNSAEQNPPRTLFPGGYKRPEIKVPNLVLRLSSDEVFRDNKLVLDVIDDAVADRVGIVVLTGGRGSGKMLYEAACLLKSVIRERAYLLIDERVDIAAAVNASGVLLSDQGLPTIVARNTMMDAKNESVVMPLVGRNVQTHDAASDASNFEGADFLILTVDSGRSPEQLVSSVYGRVKIPIFVTVDSFGYGTSFTKASDLLRSGASGVVVSVDELSLFKVDDLNKHFFREYASRKNVKLETSSQSLDELKTLDVENGLPGRKTVTGFKVSEEREQQLIEKERSFLLEAIDAIQRAAPLMGEISLLRDAVSQLDEPFLLVIVGEFNSGKSSVINAFLGQRYLKDGVVPTTNELTFLRYSESDSGEERCERHPDGQLLCYLPAPILKDMIIVDTPGTNVILQRQQRLTEEFVPRSDLILFVMSSDRPLTESEVTFLRYIQQWKKKVVFVLNKSDLYQNADELEEAVAFIKENTKKMLNSEHISLFPVSARSALEAKLAVSSGGLDQQEKSVMTTFQGACNFSELEKYLNQLLDSSTGAGIERMKLKLETPVQIAEQLLTACQKLVREECQQAKLDLVSVNDLLKSVKEHASKLESESLTWKRQILSMIDTTQARAIKLAESTLRLSNLDVAISYVFKGDKSSQMPATSRLINDIIDPAVSEVQKLLEEYVTWLQSSKAGKGKLYKESFEKRWPSLNVPSIQSQLEASELLSTKHELGRRVMEDFSGAAASKLLEQEMREVFVGTVGGLGVAGLSASLLTSVLSTTLEDLLALGLCSAGGLLAISNFPASRQRVIDKVKRTANALARQIDEAMQNDLLETTNSLNNFVTLIGKPYQEVAEDRVSKLSDTLDELTAIEEKLKTLQIEIQNLHISR